A part of Aquibium oceanicum genomic DNA contains:
- a CDS encoding (2Fe-2S)-binding protein: MSLSISITLNGHPHEIALDDPRVTLLDLLRERLDLTGTKKGCDRGQCGACTVLVDGRRINSCLSLAASLDGAEITTIEGLADGDVLHPVQAAFIENDALQCGYCTPGQIMSAVGLIAEGHAGDDPERVRELMSGNICRCGAYHGIVEAVLEAQKTMAQDKGRAAA, encoded by the coding sequence ATGTCACTCTCCATCAGCATTACCCTCAATGGCCATCCGCACGAAATCGCGCTGGACGACCCGCGGGTGACGCTTCTCGACCTCCTGCGCGAACGGCTGGACCTGACCGGCACCAAGAAGGGCTGCGACCGCGGCCAATGCGGCGCCTGCACCGTGCTTGTCGACGGGCGGCGCATCAATTCCTGCCTTTCGCTTGCCGCCAGCCTCGACGGCGCCGAGATCACCACCATCGAGGGCCTTGCCGACGGCGATGTGCTGCATCCGGTGCAGGCCGCCTTCATCGAAAACGACGCGTTGCAGTGCGGCTACTGCACGCCGGGCCAGATCATGAGTGCCGTTGGGCTGATCGCGGAAGGCCATGCGGGCGACGACCCCGAGCGCGTGCGCGAATTGATGAGCGGCAATATCTGCCGCTGCGGCGCCTATCACGGCATCGTCGAGGCGGTGCTGGAAGCGCAAAAGACGATGGCGCAGGACAAGGGGAGGGCCGCGGCATGA
- a CDS encoding IS3 family transposase (programmed frameshift), whose translation MKRKRFTEEQIIGVLREHEAGAKAGDLARKHGVSEATLYNWKAKYGGMDVSDAKRLRALEDENGRLKNLLAEQMLEASALRELLFKKMVGPAAKREAVAHLQAVMGLSERRACSIVGADRTMIRYQSCRAPETELRGRLRDLANERRRFGYRRLFILLRREGEPSGINRIYRLYREEGLTVRKRRARRRAVGTRAPILVEARPNARWSLDFVHDQFACGRRFRVLNIVDDVTRECLGAIPDTSISGRRVARELTDLISRRGKPDMIVSDHGTEFTSNAILAWSKDHRVEWHYIAPGKPMQNGYVESFNGRMRDELLNESLFFGLDHARNAIAEWRQDFNSARPHSSLGYQTPAAFAGTLAATASDASLDKGFASPPVARTAPYGVTETAKALTAAG comes from the exons ATGAAGCGAAAGCGATTTACGGAAGAGCAGATCATCGGGGTTCTACGCGAGCACGAGGCGGGTGCGAAGGCAGGTGACCTGGCCCGCAAGCACGGGGTCTCTGAGGCGACGCTGTATAACTGGAAGGCGAAGTATGGCGGCATGGACGTGTCCGACGCCAAGCGCCTGAGGGCTTTGGAAGACGAGAACGGGAGGCTGAAGAACCTGCTCGCCGAGCAGATGCTGGAAGCCTCGGCCCTTCGCGAGCTCCTGT TCAAAAAAATGGTAGGGCCCGCCGCCAAGCGCGAAGCCGTCGCGCATCTGCAGGCCGTCATGGGTCTGTCGGAGCGTCGGGCCTGTTCCATCGTCGGTGCCGATCGCACGATGATCCGCTACCAGTCGTGCCGGGCGCCGGAGACCGAACTGCGCGGCCGGCTGCGCGATCTCGCCAACGAGCGCCGGCGTTTCGGCTATCGGCGCCTGTTCATCCTGCTGCGGCGCGAGGGCGAGCCATCAGGGATCAACCGCATCTATCGGCTCTACCGCGAGGAGGGGCTGACAGTGCGCAAGCGCCGGGCGCGGCGACGCGCGGTGGGCACGCGGGCGCCGATCCTGGTCGAGGCGAGGCCGAACGCGCGTTGGTCGCTGGACTTCGTGCACGACCAGTTTGCCTGCGGGCGGCGGTTCCGCGTGCTCAACATCGTCGACGACGTGACCCGCGAATGCCTGGGCGCCATCCCCGACACGTCGATCTCCGGTCGTCGGGTGGCCCGTGAGCTGACCGATCTGATCAGCCGTCGCGGCAAGCCGGACATGATCGTTTCCGACCACGGCACGGAGTTCACCTCGAACGCGATCCTCGCCTGGTCGAAGGATCATCGCGTCGAATGGCACTACATCGCGCCGGGCAAGCCCATGCAAAACGGTTACGTCGAATCCTTCAACGGCCGGATGCGCGACGAACTCCTGAACGAGAGCCTGTTCTTCGGCCTCGACCACGCCCGCAACGCCATCGCCGAGTGGCGGCAGGACTTCAACTCTGCGAGACCTCATTCCTCGCTCGGATACCAGACCCCGGCGGCCTTCGCCGGAACTCTCGCCGCAACCGCCTCCGACGCTTCGCTCGATAAGGGCTTCGCGTCTCCACCGGTTGCTCGAACCGCGCCCTACGGCGTAACAGAAACGGCCAAGGCTCTAACCGCCGCTGGATGA
- a CDS encoding DUF1353 domain-containing protein: protein MRSVNTILLLLFSAFLSTPCLAQHGTFSGELVVVLEGPRNARLLTDFSYTDPNGERWTAPKNAIVDGASIPRVFWSAGSPWVGPYRQASVIHDYYCVTKVRPWKEVHRMFYNAALAGGTSASQ from the coding sequence ATGCGAAGCGTGAACACGATCCTACTATTACTGTTTTCCGCATTCTTGTCGACACCGTGTCTTGCTCAACACGGTACATTCAGCGGCGAACTTGTGGTGGTCCTGGAGGGACCTCGCAATGCACGTCTGCTGACTGACTTTTCCTATACGGATCCGAACGGCGAGAGATGGACAGCTCCTAAGAATGCAATAGTTGACGGCGCGTCTATACCACGTGTTTTTTGGTCCGCTGGCAGTCCATGGGTAGGCCCCTATCGACAAGCATCTGTTATACACGATTATTATTGTGTAACTAAAGTTCGCCCATGGAAGGAGGTGCATCGAATGTTCTATAATGCCGCCCTTGCCGGCGGTACATCTGCTTCGCAGTGA
- the ppdK gene encoding pyruvate, phosphate dikinase codes for MAKWVYGFGGGKADGGAGDKNLLGGKGANLAEMSGLGLPVPPGFTITTEVCTHYQASGHSYPDELDDQVDAALDRIGELTGKRFGDPDRLLLVSVRSGARASMPGMMDTVLNLGLNDETVEALGRDAGDRRFAYDSYRRFIQMYSNVVLGLEHEMFEEILEEEKARRGAEYDTELTAQDWARVTELYKAKVFEEMEKPFPQDPREQLWGAIGAVFSSWMNPRAITYRRLHDIPQSWGTAVNVQAMVFGNMGDTSATGVAFTRNPSTGEKKLYGEFLVNAQGEDVVAGIRTPQNITEEARIGAGSDKPSLEKLMPEAFRDFVTIADRLEGHYRDMQDLEFTIERGRLWMLQTRSGKRTAKAALRIAVDMAGEGLIGQEEAVSRIEPGSLDQLLHPTIDPKAERDVIAIGLPASPGAATGEIVFSSDEAEELKAAGRRVILVRIETSPEDIHGMHAAEGILTTRGGMTSHAAVVARGMGKPCVSGAGQLRVDYRNQTLTAMGRTFKRGDVITIDGANGQVLAGQVAMLQPELSGDFAAIMEWADKIRRMKVRTNAETPVDARTARSFGAEGIGLCRTEHMFFEDDRINVMREMILADTESGRRSALAKLLPMQRSDFSELFEIMAGLPVTIRLLDPPLHEFLPKSGKEISEVAAAIGVSPEKLRQRTEALHEANPMLGHRGCRLAVSYPEIAEMQARAIFEAAIEAGRKTGAPVEPEIMVPLVGIVKELDFVKARIDAVAKAVMEETGETIAYLVGTMIELPRAAIRAHEIAQAAEFFSFGTNDLTQTTFGISRDDAAAFMETYRQKGIVEADPFVTLDVEGVGELVRMAAEKGRTTRPAIKLGICGEHGGDPASIRFCEEVGLDYVSCSPFRVPIARLAAAQAAVGK; via the coding sequence ATGGCGAAGTGGGTCTATGGGTTCGGTGGCGGCAAGGCCGACGGTGGCGCCGGGGACAAGAACCTGCTCGGCGGCAAGGGGGCCAATCTCGCCGAGATGAGCGGGCTCGGCCTGCCCGTCCCCCCCGGCTTCACCATCACCACCGAGGTCTGCACCCACTACCAGGCCAGCGGCCATTCCTACCCCGACGAACTCGACGACCAGGTCGACGCCGCCCTCGACCGCATCGGCGAACTGACCGGCAAGCGCTTCGGCGACCCCGACCGCCTCCTCCTCGTCTCCGTCCGCTCCGGCGCTAGGGCTTCTATGCCTGGCATGATGGACACAGTTCTGAATCTTGGCCTGAACGACGAGACGGTGGAGGCGTTGGGGCGGGATGCGGGGGACCGGCGGTTTGCTTATGACAGCTACCGCCGCTTCATCCAGATGTATTCCAACGTCGTGCTGGGGCTCGAGCACGAGATGTTCGAGGAGATTCTCGAAGAGGAGAAGGCGCGGCGCGGGGCGGAGTACGACACCGAGCTGACGGCGCAGGACTGGGCCCGCGTCACCGAACTCTACAAGGCGAAGGTCTTCGAGGAGATGGAAAAGCCCTTCCCGCAGGACCCGCGCGAGCAGCTGTGGGGCGCCATCGGCGCCGTGTTCTCCTCATGGATGAACCCCCGCGCCATCACATACCGCCGCCTGCACGACATCCCCCAGAGCTGGGGCACGGCCGTCAACGTCCAGGCGATGGTGTTCGGCAACATGGGCGACACCTCGGCCACCGGCGTCGCCTTCACGCGCAACCCCTCGACCGGCGAGAAGAAGCTCTACGGCGAGTTCCTGGTCAACGCGCAGGGCGAGGACGTGGTGGCCGGCATCCGCACGCCGCAGAACATCACCGAGGAGGCGCGCATCGGCGCCGGCTCCGACAAGCCCTCGCTCGAAAAGCTGATGCCGGAGGCCTTTCGCGACTTCGTCACCATCGCCGACCGACTCGAGGGCCACTACCGCGACATGCAGGACCTCGAATTCACCATCGAGCGCGGGCGGCTGTGGATGCTCCAGACCCGCTCGGGCAAGCGCACGGCCAAGGCCGCGCTCAGGATCGCCGTCGACATGGCGGGCGAGGGGCTGATCGGCCAGGAGGAGGCCGTCTCGCGCATCGAGCCCGGCTCGCTCGACCAGCTTCTCCACCCCACCATCGACCCGAAGGCCGAGCGTGACGTCATCGCCATCGGACTGCCCGCCTCTCCGGGGGCCGCCACCGGCGAGATCGTGTTCTCCTCCGACGAGGCCGAGGAGCTGAAGGCCGCCGGCCGCCGCGTCATCCTGGTGCGCATCGAGACCAGCCCGGAAGACATCCACGGCATGCACGCCGCCGAGGGCATTTTGACCACGCGCGGCGGCATGACCAGCCACGCCGCCGTGGTGGCGCGCGGCATGGGCAAGCCCTGCGTGTCGGGCGCCGGCCAGCTGCGCGTCGACTACCGCAACCAGACGCTGACGGCCATGGGCCGCACCTTCAAGAGGGGCGACGTCATCACCATCGACGGCGCCAACGGCCAGGTGCTGGCCGGCCAGGTCGCCATGCTCCAGCCCGAGCTTTCGGGCGATTTCGCCGCCATCATGGAATGGGCCGACAAGATCCGCCGCATGAAGGTGCGCACCAATGCCGAGACGCCGGTCGACGCCCGCACCGCGCGCTCCTTCGGCGCGGAGGGCATCGGGCTCTGCCGCACCGAGCACATGTTCTTCGAGGACGACCGCATCAACGTGATGCGCGAGATGATCCTCGCCGACACCGAAAGCGGCCGGCGTTCCGCGCTGGCAAAACTCCTGCCCATGCAGCGCTCGGACTTTTCCGAGCTGTTCGAGATCATGGCCGGCCTGCCGGTGACCATCCGCCTGCTCGACCCGCCGCTGCACGAGTTTCTGCCCAAGTCCGGCAAGGAGATCTCGGAGGTCGCGGCGGCCATCGGCGTGTCGCCCGAAAAGCTGCGCCAGCGTACCGAGGCCCTGCACGAGGCCAACCCCATGCTCGGCCACCGCGGCTGCCGGCTCGCCGTCTCCTATCCCGAAATCGCCGAGATGCAGGCGCGCGCCATCTTCGAGGCGGCGATCGAGGCCGGCCGCAAGACCGGCGCGCCGGTGGAGCCCGAGATCATGGTGCCGCTGGTCGGCATCGTGAAGGAGCTCGACTTCGTCAAGGCACGCATCGACGCCGTGGCGAAGGCGGTGATGGAGGAGACGGGCGAGACCATCGCCTATCTCGTCGGCACCATGATTGAGCTGCCGCGCGCCGCCATCCGCGCGCACGAGATCGCGCAGGCCGCCGAGTTCTTCTCCTTCGGCACCAACGACCTGACGCAGACCACCTTCGGCATCAGCCGGGACGACGCCGCCGCGTTCATGGAAACCTACCGCCAGAAGGGCATCGTCGAGGCCGATCCCTTCGTCACCCTCGATGTCGAAGGCGTGGGCGAACTGGTCCGCATGGCCGCCGAGAAAGGCCGCACCACGCGGCCCGCCATAAAGCTCGGCATCTGCGGCGAACACGGCGGCGACCCGGCGTCCATCCGCTTCTGCGAGGAAGTTGGGCTGGACTATGTGTCGTGCTCGCCGTTCAGGGTGCCGATCGCGCGGCTGGCGGCGGCGCAGGCGGCTGTGGGAAAGTAG
- a CDS encoding aminotransferase gives MNTHPPLSNIQTRDVEALLHPYTPLHKLRENGPTVIERGKGVYVYDTRGKEYIEGMSGLWCAGLGFGEEELVEAATEQMRTLPYYHLFGGKGMEPAIELAEKLKEIAPVPISKVFFTSSGSEANDTQVKLAWYMNNALGRPKKKKIISRQKAYHGVTIMSASLTGLPYNHMGWDLPVDRVLHTDCPHYYRFGQDGESEAEFTARIVKSLSDLIEREGPDTIAAMIAEPVMGAGGVIVPPAGYYAAVKEVLDAHDIILIDDEVINGFGRTGEWWGCQSLGMTPTTISAAKQMTAAYAPLGAVMVPEDIYQAYVDHSAKIGTFGHGFTYGGHPLGCALGVKAIEIYQRRDIIGHVRKLAPVFAARMDRVAQHPLVGEARYCGLMGGVELVADKATKRPFDPKSGVGPQVARILEGHGAILRAIGDTIALCPPMVITEAELTELFDRLEKGLADAEAWVAKAGLRPT, from the coding sequence ATGAACACCCATCCGCCGCTTTCCAACATCCAGACGCGCGACGTCGAGGCGCTGCTGCATCCCTATACGCCGCTGCACAAGCTACGCGAGAACGGGCCGACGGTGATCGAGCGCGGCAAGGGCGTCTATGTCTACGACACGCGCGGCAAGGAATACATCGAGGGCATGTCGGGCCTGTGGTGCGCGGGGCTGGGCTTCGGCGAGGAGGAGCTGGTGGAGGCCGCAACCGAGCAGATGCGCACGCTGCCCTACTACCACCTGTTCGGCGGCAAGGGCATGGAGCCGGCCATCGAGCTGGCCGAGAAGCTGAAGGAGATCGCGCCCGTGCCGATCTCCAAGGTCTTCTTCACCTCGTCGGGCTCGGAGGCCAACGACACGCAGGTGAAGCTCGCCTGGTACATGAACAACGCGCTCGGACGGCCGAAGAAGAAGAAGATCATCTCGCGGCAGAAGGCCTATCACGGGGTGACGATCATGTCGGCCTCACTCACCGGCCTGCCCTACAACCACATGGGCTGGGACCTTCCCGTCGACCGGGTGCTCCACACGGACTGCCCGCACTACTACCGCTTCGGCCAGGACGGCGAGAGCGAGGCGGAGTTCACCGCGCGCATCGTGAAATCGCTCTCCGACCTGATCGAGCGCGAGGGCCCCGACACCATCGCGGCGATGATTGCCGAGCCGGTGATGGGCGCGGGCGGCGTCATCGTGCCACCGGCCGGCTACTACGCCGCCGTCAAGGAGGTGCTCGACGCGCACGACATCATCCTGATCGACGACGAGGTGATCAACGGCTTCGGCCGCACCGGCGAGTGGTGGGGCTGCCAGTCGCTCGGCATGACGCCCACCACCATCTCCGCCGCCAAGCAGATGACCGCCGCCTACGCGCCGCTCGGCGCCGTCATGGTGCCGGAGGACATCTACCAGGCCTATGTCGACCATTCCGCGAAGATCGGCACCTTCGGCCACGGCTTCACCTATGGCGGCCATCCGCTGGGCTGCGCGCTGGGCGTCAAGGCAATCGAGATCTACCAGCGCCGCGACATCATCGGCCACGTGCGAAAACTCGCGCCGGTCTTCGCCGCGCGCATGGACAGGGTCGCGCAGCACCCGCTGGTCGGCGAGGCGCGCTACTGCGGCCTGATGGGCGGCGTCGAGCTCGTCGCCGACAAGGCCACGAAGCGACCCTTCGACCCCAAGAGCGGCGTCGGCCCGCAGGTGGCGCGCATCCTCGAGGGCCACGGCGCCATCCTGCGCGCCATCGGCGACACGATCGCGCTCTGCCCGCCCATGGTCATCACCGAGGCCGAGCTCACCGAGCTCTTCGACCGCCTCGAAAAAGGCCTCGCCGATGCGGAGGCCTGGGTGGCGAAGGCGGGGCTGCGCCCTACCTGA
- a CDS encoding xanthine dehydrogenase family protein molybdopterin-binding subunit, with amino-acid sequence MSPETPSPQTVRFGSNAGQPLTRRDGVAKVTGRATYAADNHPDGILHAVAAVSRIARGRVTFMDVEAAKAHPGVVDVLTPSNRLTLSHDPNEKMPPFGFRVEVLQDDTVRYVNQPIALVVAETLEAAVEGAALLNPKYDAEPARTTLGNGVRFDPPAVGVGAPPRTAYGDVEAGLAAASKVVEFDCDTPAQYHNAMEPHAVVAEWDGDRLMLDMPNQALAMSCASYAAYFGIPAANVTIRSPFLGGGFGSKAIINGPQILAIMAARMLKRPVKLALPRAQMYGPVGHRGRTWQKLRLGMDDAGHLTALHHRTIAATSSFDDFLEPAANASLPLYASPAILAEHQGVRLDTGTPGPMRAPGEASGSAALEVAMDEAAEACGMDPLAFRLANYAETEPGSGKPFSSKALRDCYEQGAERFGWSSRPLAPRQMRDEDGFLVGWGMGTAVFPCPQFPAAGRATLRADGTALVETAGADMGQGAWTALAQVAAEALGLDPEKVELHSGVSTLPDGGVAGGSAHTASAGLALHNAGAEVIRELSELATADAASPLFGAGNIGVVARAGRLHRRDDESRSESYADILARAGKRELVGNAKAARDPADAAAHAMYSHGAVFAEVKVDPDLGQIRTTRLVGAFAAGRIINPRLARSQYFGGMIWGISFALLEEAITDERTGRIMNADLAEYHVPVNADVPRLDAILVPEEDAFVNPLGIKGVGEIGVTGTVGAIANAVWHATGVRPRRFPVRIEDVIGGL; translated from the coding sequence ATGTCGCCTGAGACACCATCCCCACAGACAGTCCGCTTCGGATCGAATGCTGGCCAGCCCCTGACGCGCCGCGACGGCGTCGCCAAGGTCACCGGCCGGGCGACCTACGCGGCCGACAATCATCCCGACGGGATACTCCATGCGGTCGCGGCCGTGAGCAGGATCGCGCGCGGACGCGTCACCTTCATGGACGTGGAGGCGGCGAAGGCGCATCCCGGCGTCGTGGATGTGCTGACGCCGTCGAACCGGCTGACGCTTTCGCACGATCCGAACGAAAAGATGCCGCCCTTCGGCTTCCGCGTCGAGGTGCTGCAGGACGACACGGTGCGCTACGTCAACCAGCCGATCGCGCTGGTGGTGGCCGAGACGCTCGAGGCCGCCGTCGAGGGTGCCGCGCTCCTCAACCCGAAGTACGACGCCGAACCCGCCCGCACGACGCTCGGAAACGGCGTGCGCTTCGACCCGCCGGCCGTCGGCGTCGGCGCTCCTCCGCGCACCGCCTATGGCGACGTGGAAGCGGGGCTGGCGGCGGCATCCAAGGTGGTCGAGTTCGACTGCGACACGCCGGCCCAGTACCACAATGCGATGGAGCCGCATGCGGTGGTCGCCGAGTGGGACGGCGACCGGCTGATGCTCGACATGCCGAACCAGGCGCTGGCGATGAGCTGCGCCTCCTACGCGGCCTATTTCGGCATCCCGGCCGCGAACGTGACGATCCGCTCGCCCTTCCTCGGCGGCGGCTTCGGATCGAAGGCCATCATCAATGGTCCGCAGATCCTCGCCATCATGGCCGCGCGCATGCTGAAGCGCCCCGTCAAGCTCGCGCTGCCGCGCGCGCAGATGTACGGCCCGGTCGGTCATCGCGGGCGCACCTGGCAGAAGCTGCGGCTCGGCATGGACGATGCTGGCCACCTGACCGCGCTCCATCACCGGACCATCGCCGCTACTTCAAGCTTCGACGACTTCCTGGAGCCGGCGGCAAACGCCTCGCTGCCGCTCTATGCCAGCCCGGCGATCCTCGCCGAGCACCAGGGCGTGCGTCTCGACACGGGCACGCCCGGGCCGATGCGCGCGCCGGGCGAGGCGTCGGGATCGGCGGCGCTCGAAGTGGCCATGGACGAGGCGGCCGAGGCCTGTGGCATGGACCCGCTCGCCTTCCGCCTCGCCAACTATGCCGAGACGGAGCCGGGCAGTGGAAAGCCGTTCTCCTCCAAGGCGCTTCGTGACTGCTACGAGCAAGGAGCGGAGCGCTTCGGGTGGTCATCCCGCCCGCTGGCGCCGCGCCAGATGCGCGACGAGGACGGTTTCCTCGTCGGCTGGGGCATGGGTACTGCGGTCTTCCCTTGCCCGCAATTCCCGGCTGCGGGCCGCGCCACGCTGCGTGCCGATGGCACGGCGCTGGTGGAGACGGCGGGCGCCGACATGGGGCAGGGCGCGTGGACCGCGCTCGCCCAGGTCGCCGCCGAGGCGCTCGGGCTCGATCCCGAAAAGGTCGAACTCCATTCAGGCGTCTCCACCCTTCCCGACGGCGGCGTGGCAGGCGGCTCGGCCCATACGGCCAGCGCCGGACTGGCGCTGCACAATGCCGGCGCGGAGGTGATCCGGGAACTGTCGGAGCTTGCCACCGCCGATGCGGCTTCGCCGCTCTTCGGTGCCGGCAACATCGGCGTCGTGGCGCGCGCCGGGCGGCTCCACCGCCGCGACGACGAGAGCCGCAGCGAAAGCTATGCCGACATTCTCGCCCGCGCCGGCAAGCGCGAACTCGTCGGCAACGCCAAGGCGGCGCGCGATCCGGCGGATGCTGCGGCGCATGCGATGTATTCGCACGGCGCCGTCTTCGCCGAGGTAAAGGTCGATCCGGATCTCGGGCAGATCCGCACCACGCGGCTCGTGGGCGCGTTCGCAGCGGGCCGCATCATCAACCCGCGGCTCGCCCGCAGCCAGTACTTCGGCGGGATGATCTGGGGTATCTCCTTCGCGCTGCTGGAGGAGGCGATCACCGACGAGAGGACCGGCCGGATCATGAATGCGGATCTCGCCGAGTACCACGTGCCGGTCAATGCCGACGTGCCCAGGCTCGATGCGATCCTGGTTCCGGAGGAGGATGCCTTCGTCAATCCGCTCGGCATCAAGGGCGTCGGGGAGATCGGCGTCACCGGCACGGTCGGCGCCATCGCCAACGCGGTCTGGCATGCGACCGGAGTCAGGCCTCGCCGCTTCCCCGTCCGGATCGAGGACGTGATCGGCGGACTGTAG
- a CDS encoding TetR/AcrR family transcriptional regulator — MVQEPNKAKRKLRADSIRNRERLLEAAAQIFSAGGPQASLEAVARQASVGIATLYRHFPTREDLFEAVYRHEVDHLGALAEQYAQDPDPVEALRRWFHANVRLVATKKGMMEALQLVAAASPGLRAYSFERLTGAIRLLLDRAVAAGAMRSDIPPEDLLRTLLGIYYSQGSGDWQPAALRLVDVFVDGLRTR, encoded by the coding sequence ATGGTGCAGGAACCGAACAAGGCAAAACGAAAGCTCCGCGCCGACTCCATCCGCAACCGCGAACGGCTGCTCGAGGCGGCCGCGCAGATCTTCAGCGCGGGCGGCCCGCAGGCGAGCCTGGAAGCGGTGGCGCGGCAGGCCAGCGTCGGCATCGCGACGCTCTACCGCCACTTTCCGACCCGCGAGGACCTGTTCGAGGCGGTCTACCGCCACGAGGTCGACCATCTCGGCGCGCTGGCCGAACAGTATGCCCAGGACCCGGATCCGGTGGAGGCGCTGCGCCGGTGGTTTCACGCCAACGTGCGGCTCGTCGCCACCAAGAAGGGCATGATGGAAGCGCTGCAGCTCGTCGCGGCCGCCTCGCCTGGCCTGAGGGCCTATTCCTTCGAGCGACTGACCGGAGCGATCCGCCTCCTGCTCGACCGCGCGGTGGCGGCCGGCGCCATGCGCTCCGACATCCCGCCCGAAGACCTGCTGCGCACGCTGCTCGGCATCTACTATTCGCAAGGGTCCGGCGACTGGCAGCCGGCGGCGCTGCGCCTCGTCGACGTGTTCGTTGACGGCCTGCGCACGCGCTGA
- a CDS encoding DUF427 domain-containing protein: MANPSPGFAKNPGKVITVEPHPGTVTVTAGGVTIARSDHAQVLTEAPYPPVLYVPFADVDFLQLEKTLRTSHCPWKGDATYWRVRPAGDRGEDAMWAYENPYDEMAAIRDHAAFYPDRVTIETT; this comes from the coding sequence ATGGCAAACCCCTCCCCCGGCTTCGCGAAGAACCCCGGCAAGGTCATCACCGTCGAGCCGCATCCCGGCACGGTCACCGTCACGGCCGGCGGCGTCACCATCGCCCGCTCGGACCATGCCCAGGTGCTGACCGAGGCGCCCTACCCGCCGGTGCTCTACGTCCCCTTCGCCGACGTCGACTTCCTGCAGCTCGAAAAGACGCTCAGGACCAGCCACTGCCCCTGGAAGGGCGACGCCACCTACTGGCGCGTGCGCCCGGCCGGCGACCGCGGCGAGGACGCCATGTGGGCCTACGAGAACCCCTATGACGAGATGGCGGCGATCCGCGACCACGCGGCCTTCTATCCCGACCGCGTGACAATCGAGACGACCTGA
- a CDS encoding FAD binding domain-containing protein, which yields MNRFDFIRPASVAEAVAAASEPGSAYLAAGTNLLDLMKIGAERPDRLVDITRLPGLGSIEWDAEGGVRIGAMVRNSDLAHDERFARTFPAVAEALLSGASAQLRNAASVGGNLLQHTRCAYFQDTASACNRRVPGSGCDAREGENRLHAVLGWSEHCIATHPSDFCVPLAALDAVVEVEGPSGRRDVAVDDLHLLPGDTPQARTALAPGELVVALRIPAGATAFAAHSRYLKLRERTSYAFAVVSAAVAIEMRGDTIGGARIALGAVAAKPWRARAAEASLEGARPSAQAFAEAAKIALADARPSGDNAFKIELARRLVARAISLASQGTPEDMPALPASPFSTIPGATNVA from the coding sequence ATGAACCGCTTCGATTTCATCCGCCCCGCCAGCGTGGCAGAGGCGGTCGCGGCGGCTTCCGAGCCGGGTTCGGCCTATCTCGCCGCCGGCACCAACCTCCTAGACTTGATGAAGATCGGCGCCGAGCGGCCAGATCGGCTCGTTGACATTACGCGGCTACCCGGCCTCGGAAGTATCGAGTGGGATGCCGAAGGCGGCGTGCGCATTGGCGCGATGGTGCGCAATTCCGATCTCGCCCATGACGAGCGCTTCGCCCGCACCTTTCCTGCCGTCGCCGAGGCGCTGCTTTCGGGGGCTTCGGCACAGCTCCGCAACGCCGCGAGCGTGGGCGGAAATCTCCTCCAGCACACGCGCTGCGCCTATTTCCAGGATACCGCGAGCGCCTGCAACCGCCGTGTGCCCGGCTCGGGATGCGACGCGAGGGAAGGCGAGAACCGGCTTCACGCGGTGCTCGGCTGGAGCGAGCACTGCATCGCCACGCACCCGTCGGATTTCTGCGTGCCGCTGGCCGCGCTCGACGCGGTCGTCGAGGTGGAAGGCCCCTCCGGCCGCCGCGACGTCGCGGTCGACGACCTCCACCTTCTGCCCGGAGACACGCCGCAGGCCAGGACCGCGCTTGCGCCGGGCGAACTCGTCGTGGCACTGCGTATCCCCGCCGGGGCGACGGCCTTCGCGGCACATTCGCGATATCTGAAACTGCGCGAGCGCACCTCCTATGCCTTCGCGGTGGTGTCGGCGGCGGTGGCGATCGAGATGCGGGGCGACACGATCGGCGGGGCGCGAATCGCGCTCGGCGCCGTGGCCGCAAAGCCCTGGCGTGCCCGGGCCGCCGAGGCCTCACTGGAAGGGGCGCGCCCGTCGGCGCAGGCCTTCGCGGAAGCGGCGAAGATCGCGCTGGCCGACGCACGACCCTCCGGCGACAACGCCTTCAAGATCGAACTGGCGCGCCGCCTCGTCGCACGCGCGATATCCCTCGCTTCGCAGGGAACGCCGGAAGACATGCCCGCTCTTCCGGCCTCGCCCTTCTCGACAATTCCGGGAGCCACCAATGTCGCCTGA